A window of the Alkalibaculum bacchi genome harbors these coding sequences:
- a CDS encoding energy-coupling factor transporter ATPase — MKDVISIKDVTYRYIQDEEENTALNEVSLNIKEGEFLAIIGHNGSGKSTLSKLMNGILMPTSGDIKIFDLNTKDPENIWKIRQSAGMVFQNPDNQLVATIVEEDVAFGPENLGVSPKEIRQRVDWALDIVGMLDYKKQKPHQLSGGQKQRIAIAGILAMKPRCIILDEPTAMLDPSGRREVINTIKHLNKDEKMTIVHITHYMDEIVDADRVIVMEKGKIAMEGKPREIFSQVEKLTSLRLDVPQITELAFELSKEGIDIDSNILTVDEMVNQLWQSN; from the coding sequence GTGAAGGATGTCATCTCAATAAAGGATGTTACCTATAGATATATACAGGATGAAGAAGAGAATACTGCTCTAAATGAAGTCAGTTTGAACATAAAAGAGGGAGAATTTCTTGCTATAATTGGACATAATGGCTCTGGCAAATCTACTTTGTCAAAGCTTATGAATGGAATTCTTATGCCTACAAGCGGAGACATAAAGATTTTTGACTTAAATACAAAAGATCCTGAGAATATTTGGAAGATAAGACAAAGTGCAGGAATGGTATTTCAGAATCCAGATAATCAGCTTGTGGCTACAATAGTAGAAGAAGATGTAGCTTTTGGACCTGAAAACCTAGGTGTTTCTCCTAAAGAAATTCGACAACGGGTAGATTGGGCTCTTGATATCGTGGGCATGTTAGATTATAAAAAACAAAAACCACACCAATTGTCTGGAGGACAAAAACAAAGAATTGCAATTGCTGGAATTTTAGCTATGAAACCTCGATGCATCATTCTAGATGAACCAACTGCCATGTTAGATCCATCTGGTAGAAGAGAAGTAATCAATACCATTAAACATTTAAATAAAGATGAGAAGATGACTATTGTTCATATTACTCATTATATGGATGAAATCGTAGATGCAGATCGGGTAATCGTCATGGAAAAAGGTAAAATCGCAATGGAAGGGAAACCAAGAGAAATATTTTCTCAGGTAGAAAAGCTAACATCCCTTCGGTTAGATGTACCACAGATTACAGAATTAGCGTTTGAACTGAGCAAAGAGGGGATTGACATCGATAGTAATATATTAACGGTGGATGAAATGGTGAATCAATTATGGCAATCGAATTAA
- a CDS encoding energy-coupling factor transporter ATPase, whose amino-acid sequence MAIELINLEHTFSEGTPFEHKALDKISLTIDTGNFIGLIGHTGSGKSTLIQHINGLIKPTGGTVVVDDLDLSHKDTKMAQIRRRVGLVFQYPEYQLFEETIEKDIAFGPTNLGFDKEEVSKRVVEAMESVGLDYNEYKDKSPFDLSGGQMRRVAIAGVIAMKPDVLILDEPTAGLDPRGRDEILEEIQTMHDKFKMTVILVSHSMEDIAKYADKIIVMYKGKVEFYDSPSSIFKESERLIEIGLAVPQVTELMKKLKAVDPLVDEGIFTVEAAKEEIMNMIRRRNNV is encoded by the coding sequence ATGGCAATCGAATTAATTAATTTAGAACATACATTCTCTGAAGGTACGCCCTTTGAACATAAAGCTTTAGATAAGATTAGTTTAACCATTGATACAGGAAATTTTATTGGACTTATTGGGCATACGGGTTCAGGGAAATCTACTCTAATTCAACATATTAATGGTCTCATTAAGCCTACAGGTGGCACAGTCGTCGTAGATGATTTGGATTTAAGTCATAAAGATACGAAGATGGCACAGATTAGGCGGAGAGTAGGTCTAGTATTTCAATACCCAGAGTATCAGCTCTTTGAAGAAACCATAGAAAAGGATATTGCCTTTGGACCTACAAATCTTGGATTTGATAAGGAAGAAGTATCAAAGCGAGTTGTAGAGGCTATGGAATCTGTCGGTTTAGATTACAATGAGTACAAAGATAAATCACCCTTTGACTTGAGTGGCGGCCAGATGCGCAGAGTAGCTATAGCTGGAGTAATTGCTATGAAGCCAGATGTCTTAATATTAGATGAACCTACTGCAGGGCTCGACCCTAGAGGAAGAGATGAAATACTAGAAGAAATACAGACAATGCACGATAAATTTAAGATGACCGTTATTTTAGTATCTCATAGCATGGAGGATATCGCTAAATACGCAGATAAAATCATCGTTATGTATAAAGGTAAGGTTGAATTTTATGATTCTCCTAGTAGTATCTTTAAGGAATCAGAACGCTTGATAGAGATTGGATTAGCAGTGCCACAAGTTACAGAGCTCATGAAGAAATTAAAGGCTGTGGACCCTTTAGTTGATGAGGGCATTTTTACTGTAGAGGCTGCCAAAGAGGAAATAATGAATATGATAAGGAGACGTAATAATGTTTAA
- a CDS encoding energy-coupling factor transporter transmembrane component T family protein, which yields MFKDVTVGQYYPTDSIIHSLDPRTKINFTFLYIISLFLINNFTGYLVAFLFLVGIILLSKIPVMYVVRGIKALLFIILFTVVINLFITPGTPRFEFWIFTITEEGIALAVFMALRLIFLVTGTSLMTLSTSPIALTDGIEYLLKRVPIVKQYAHELAMMMTIALRFIPTLMEETDKIMKAQKARGADFESGNLFARAKNLIPLLVPLFISAFRRADELAVAMEARCYRGGENRTRMKELAYNKRDYAAYFITILMVVIIFLTRYSPI from the coding sequence ATGTTTAAGGACGTTACCGTTGGGCAATATTATCCTACAGATTCCATTATCCACAGTTTGGATCCAAGGACGAAAATCAATTTTACCTTTCTATATATTATTTCTTTATTTTTAATTAATAATTTTACTGGATACTTAGTAGCATTCTTGTTTTTAGTAGGGATTATCCTTTTATCAAAGATACCTGTAATGTATGTTGTACGAGGAATCAAGGCATTATTATTTATCATACTCTTTACTGTAGTCATCAATCTCTTTATTACACCAGGAACGCCGAGATTTGAATTTTGGATATTTACTATTACAGAAGAAGGTATCGCCTTAGCAGTATTTATGGCACTTAGATTGATCTTCTTAGTGACCGGCACTTCTCTTATGACCTTAAGCACATCTCCCATTGCCTTGACAGATGGTATTGAATATTTATTAAAAAGAGTCCCCATTGTAAAGCAATATGCTCACGAATTGGCTATGATGATGACCATTGCTCTCAGATTTATTCCTACATTGATGGAAGAAACAGATAAAATCATGAAAGCACAAAAAGCTAGAGGTGCAGATTTTGAAAGTGGAAATCTTTTCGCACGAGCAAAGAACTTAATTCCTCTATTAGTACCTTTATTTATTAGCGCTTTTAGACGAGCGGATGAATTAGCTGTGGCCATGGAAGCAAGATGCTACAGAGGTGGCGAAAACAGAACGAGAATGAAAGAATTAGCTTATAACAAAAGAGACTATGCAGCTTATTTTATAACGATACTTATGGTAGTGATTATCTTCTTGACTAGGTACTCTCCAATATGA
- the truA gene encoding tRNA pseudouridine(38-40) synthase TruA translates to MNFERNIQLIIEYDGSNYCGWQVQKNGVSIQEVLNKAIQKITKEDIYITGSGRTDAGVHALGQSAHFKTQTSIPINKIPFAINSQLPKDIRIQDAIERNIDFHSRYSAVGKIYEYKILNSEHGSALDNNRMYHIRERLDIDKMRQAAKYFLGTHDFTGFSSVHSSVINKVRTIDYSDFDIDGTHIIYTVRGNGFLYNMVRIIIGTLIQVGKGKIDHEDIPMIIGSKERAKAGPTAPAHGLYLQKVLY, encoded by the coding sequence ATGAACTTTGAAAGAAATATCCAGCTTATTATAGAATATGATGGTAGCAATTATTGCGGTTGGCAAGTTCAAAAGAATGGAGTTAGTATACAGGAAGTGTTGAATAAAGCCATTCAAAAGATTACGAAAGAAGATATTTACATTACTGGATCAGGTAGAACAGATGCGGGCGTACATGCTTTAGGACAAAGTGCTCATTTTAAGACTCAAACCTCTATACCAATAAATAAAATTCCTTTTGCTATAAATAGTCAATTACCTAAGGATATACGCATTCAAGATGCAATAGAAAGAAATATAGATTTTCACAGCAGGTATAGTGCTGTAGGGAAAATATATGAATATAAAATATTAAATAGTGAACACGGTAGTGCTTTAGATAATAATCGTATGTATCACATTAGGGAGCGACTAGATATAGATAAAATGCGACAAGCTGCGAAATATTTTTTAGGCACTCACGATTTTACTGGCTTTTCTAGTGTTCATAGCAGTGTTATAAATAAAGTTAGAACAATCGATTATTCAGATTTTGATATAGATGGTACTCATATTATTTATACGGTAAGAGGCAATGGTTTTTTGTATAATATGGTACGAATTATAATTGGTACATTAATACAGGTTGGTAAGGGAAAGATTGATCATGAGGACATACCCATGATTATTGGCAGTAAAGAGCGAGCTAAAGCAGGACCTACAGCACCAGCTCATGGATTATATTTACAAAAAGTTTTGTATTAA
- the rplM gene encoding 50S ribosomal protein L13 translates to MQARATVMAKVNEVERKWYVVDADGKTLGRLATEVATVLRGKHKAIYTPHVDTGDHVIIINAEKIVMTGNKLDQKVYRRHTGYPGGLREVSYRKLLADKPEFLVYKAVKGMIPKNRLGRQMLSKLKVYKGSEHPHQAQKPEVLEIKG, encoded by the coding sequence ATGCAAGCAAGAGCTACAGTTATGGCTAAAGTCAATGAAGTAGAAAGAAAATGGTATGTAGTTGACGCAGATGGAAAGACATTAGGTAGATTAGCTACTGAGGTTGCTACAGTATTAAGAGGGAAACACAAAGCAATATATACACCTCATGTTGACACAGGAGATCATGTAATTATAATAAATGCAGAAAAAATCGTAATGACAGGTAATAAATTAGATCAAAAAGTTTACAGAAGACATACAGGATACCCAGGTGGACTAAGAGAGGTAAGCTACAGAAAATTATTAGCGGATAAGCCAGAATTCTTAGTTTACAAAGCAGTTAAAGGTATGATTCCTAAAAACAGATTAGGAAGACAAATGCTTTCAAAATTAAAAGTATACAAAGGTAGTGAGCACCCACATCAAGCTCAAAAACCAGAAGTATTAGAAATCAAAGGTTAA
- the rpsI gene encoding 30S ribosomal protein S9 → MVQYQGTGRRKKSIARVRLLPGTGNITINKKNINDYFGLETLKVIAKQPLTLTETLDKYDVFVNVHGGGFTGQAGAIRHGIARALLQVDENLRGDLKKAGFLTRDPRMKERKKYGLKKARRAPQFSKR, encoded by the coding sequence TTGGTACAATATCAAGGAACAGGTAGAAGAAAAAAATCAATAGCTAGAGTAAGATTATTACCAGGTACAGGTAATATCACAATAAATAAAAAGAACATAAATGATTACTTTGGTCTAGAAACATTAAAAGTAATTGCAAAACAACCATTGACATTAACAGAGACATTAGACAAATATGATGTATTTGTAAATGTACATGGTGGTGGATTTACAGGACAGGCAGGTGCAATCCGACACGGAATCGCGAGAGCATTACTGCAAGTTGACGAAAACCTAAGAGGAGACCTTAAAAAAGCAGGCTTCCTAACTAGAGACCCAAGAATGAAAGAACGTAAGAAATACGGACTTAAAAAAGCGAGAAGAGCACCACAGTTCTCAAAAAGATAA
- a CDS encoding N-acetylmuramoyl-L-alanine amidase, translating to MGRNKNIILAIIGITIVMLSISYYIGTYLPASLEYPLNGKTIVIDPGHGGIDPGKVGLYGVDEKFINFDISMMLKEVLEISGAKVIMTREDNEGLYVENVPNPSWIKSQDMLQRRKIIQESKPDIMISIHMNSFPDTNVYGPQTFYHEGDEQSERLGKCIQEELLQVSWKESRRVAKPNSSYFILKNHMPSLVIECGFLSNVQEEQKLNDKNYQESIAWAIVKGIMRYFYEE from the coding sequence TTGGGAAGAAATAAAAATATTATACTAGCAATAATTGGGATAACTATTGTGATGTTATCCATCTCATATTACATAGGAACTTATTTGCCAGCTAGTTTAGAATACCCATTAAACGGAAAGACTATCGTTATAGATCCAGGTCATGGCGGGATTGATCCCGGAAAAGTAGGCCTGTACGGTGTAGATGAAAAATTTATTAATTTTGATATTTCCATGATGCTAAAAGAAGTATTAGAGATATCAGGTGCAAAGGTAATTATGACAAGGGAGGATAATGAGGGTCTCTATGTGGAAAATGTCCCTAATCCTTCATGGATTAAAAGCCAAGATATGCTTCAGAGAAGAAAGATCATTCAAGAAAGCAAACCTGATATTATGATCAGCATCCATATGAATAGTTTCCCTGACACGAATGTTTATGGTCCTCAAACCTTTTATCATGAAGGGGATGAACAGAGTGAAAGATTGGGCAAATGCATACAAGAAGAATTACTCCAAGTGTCTTGGAAAGAAAGTAGAAGAGTAGCAAAACCTAATAGCTCGTATTTTATTCTAAAAAACCATATGCCATCTTTAGTAATCGAATGTGGATTTCTCTCAAATGTTCAAGAAGAACAGAAGTTAAACGACAAAAACTACCAAGAAAGTATTGCCTGGGCAATAGTAAAGGGAATTATGAGGTATTTTTACGAAGAATGA